The following DNA comes from Candidatus Poribacteria bacterium.
TGATTGGTGGAAGTGGTATGGCTGGTGGCTGGATCAACAATTTCACGACTAATTTCGACGATCGAATTGAAATTGTTGGTTTAGCAGATGTGAATACAGATGTCCTCACAGCACAGGGCGAAGCGTTAGGACTTAGCACCTCCCAACTCTTCACGGACTTTAACGAGGCGTGTGCAACGGTCAAGGCAGACTTCTGTGGCATTGCTGTCCCACCGCAATTCCATAGCCCCGCCGCGATTGCTGCTATGGAAAACGGGATGCCCGTTATCTGCGAAAAACCGATTGCAGACACTTTAGATGCAGCAAAGGCGATGGTGCGCACTGCTCAAAAGACCGGGTTGCCGTGCGCTATTATCCAAAATTATCGTTATGCTGATAATAAGCAGGAATTAATCCGTATCCGTGATGAAGGCAGATTGGGAAGACTTCAGCATATTGTCGGTCGATACGCGTGCGATTACCGTCGTTATCTCTCATGGGGAAGGGATTGGCGGCACGATATGGATTTCGGGCTTCTTTTTGAAGGGTCCGTCCATCACCTTGATATGCTTCGGTTCCTCTCTGGTGGTGATTGTGAAACCCTGATCGGGTTTGGGTGGAATCCCGAATGGTCGAGTTTCCAACATTACTCCAGCGGGTTCTATATGATGCGGATGGACAACGGTGTCCATACCTCTTATGAAGGCAACAGTTCAGCGGCTGGTATCGTCAACTGTTGGAACCATGAGCATTATCGCGCCGAGTTTGAAGAGGGTGCCGTCGAAATCGCAGGTGGAAACCAAATGACGATCCATCGTGTCGGTGGTGAAACAGAAGTTTATGAAGCACCGGGAATCCCCTATCAAGCGCATCAGCACCTGTTTGATGAATTCCTGAATTGGCTTGACGGTGGTGAACCTTCTGATACGCGGGTTGAAGACAACATCAAGAGTTTCGTACTTGTCATCGCCGCGATGGAGACAACCCTTGATGGACAACCGAAACAGATCGCTGATTATCTAAGTGATTTGGAACTTTGAGGTCTGGCTTCTCATACTTAGAGAGTTGCGCGTCGGATAGGTACTCACTATGTTCGATCCGAACCCCGAAATACCGCGTGTCCTTGAGGATATTCCTGAATCCGAGCAACGCGCACTGCTTGAGAAGGCAGCAACGTGGATTGTGCGGCGCGGTTTGACCGCGCCAGCGATTCTCTTCTTGGAGATCGGCAAGCCGCTTAACTTTTTGGGGAGTCAACTTTTAATTGGGTTTAGTCCTTTTATTCAGGCGGTTTTCAAGGGTGACGAATACCATAAATTCGCGCTCATCTTGGAAAGAGATGAAAATGTTGAATTGCTGATTGAATTGATCGAGGCACATTCGTGACCGCAGACGGATAGTTATCAGTTCTCGGTCTTCAGTTGTCAGTAACCCGTTTGTGAAAGTCTAAACGTTTTTATGCATCAATTCGTATGTTTGTAAATGTAGAGATCTACGAATTGATAGTAAATTTCCACAATGCCCTCTGGACTGACAACTGACAACTGATAACTGATAACTAAAAAAGGAAAATTAAAAAAATGGCAGTAGAATTGAGAATGCTTCAGATGGATCAGACGATGACCAAGGGAAAGATCGGAAAATGGCTTGTCAAGGAAGGCGATACCGTCACGCAGGGACAACCCCTGCTGGAGATTGAAACCGATAAGGTCGTCCATGAACAGGAATCCCCTACCGACGGTGTGATCGCGCAATTGTTTGCTGAGGAAGGTGCAAATGTCCCCGTCAACGCCTTATTAGCAATTATCGGCGCACCCGGAGAAGAGGTCGCACGCGTTGAGGTGGATACCGCGGCGGAACAGCAGCAAGAACCAGAACAAGAAGAACCGGTGCAACCCGCACAACCGAAGGCAACACCATCAACGCCGACAGTTGCCCCAAAAGCCTCACCAGCAGCACGCCAACTTGCCGAAAAACTCGCTATTGATCTGACCGAAGTCAAAGCCTCGGGACCCGGCGGACGCATCCTTGAAAGCGATGTCCAACGATATATTGACTTAAGAGAACCAGTTCCCGCTCCAACTGAAACGACGCGCCTTAAAGCATCACCGCTTGCCCGACGATTGGCGAAGGAGCATGGCGTTGATCTTAGCGCAATTGCCGGTTCAGGACCCGATGGCAGAGTCGTCCGGGATGATGTATTGCAAGCAGCCAGCGCAGCACCCGAAATCCCTGTTGTGGAGACGCCAGCACTCCAGCAGGCAACAGAGGTTATCCCTATGGATGGCATCCGTGAGATTATCGCAGAACGGATGACCATGAGCGTTCAAACCAATGCCAGCGTCACACTCCACACCGAGGTTGACGCAACAGCTTTCGTCGAATTACGCGAGATGCTCAACGATAAACTACAAGCAAGAGAGGTAAGCCTTACCTACACCGATCTACTTGTGAAGGTTGTCGCGAATGCCTTGCGGGAACACCCACGACTCAACGCAACGCTCACGGATGAAGGGATTCATCTGTTGCCCGAAGTTAACATTGGGGTAGCAGTTGCCTTGGAGGATGGATTGGTAGTGCCGGTCGTTCGGAACGCGGACAAGGAAAGGTTATCGGAAATCTCCGCGCAGGTAAGAGGTTTCGCTGAGCGCGCACGCAGTAATCAACTAACACCCGGCGAACTTCAGGGTGGGACCTTTACCATTACCAATCTTGGAAACTTTGGGATTGATGCGTTCACACCTATCATCAACCCGCCGGAGAGTGCTATTCTTGGGGTGGGACGGATTCTCAAGAAGCCGGTCGTTCACGAAGATGAGATTGTTGCTCGGAGTATGCTGACGTTAAGTCTGACGTTCGATCACCGTGTGATAGACGGCGCACCTGCAGCACAGTTCCTGCAAACGGTTTCTAACTATATTCAAGATCCGTATTTATTATTGGTGTAGTATCTACCAGTATTCTGTCTGTAGAGATTCGACTTCATCAAAATGTGCGTCTCGTGTGACGAGAATTAGTCCGCGTTGCATCGCAATTGCAGCAATCCAGATGTCATTGTCCGGGATAGGACGGCCTTTTCTTCGCAGCTGATCTCTGATGATTCCGTACCATCGTGCTGTTCCCAAATTACAAGGTATAATCCGGATTTGTTGGACGATTTCATTGATCTTTGCTAAATTTTCTGTAGGTCTATCTGATTTCCTCGCTCCATAATAGAGCTCGCCGATCGCAGTCGAAGGTAAAAACACTTTATCCACGTTTTGTCTTCTCTCTTGAACCATCACTTCATCAGCAAATATTGCAATAACGATGTTGGTGTCTAATAGATAACTACCACTCTGATTCATAGACCTGTTCGCAACCTTCCTCAATTGCTTGTTTCATTTGTTCAAGGTCTTCTGATGGAATCGTGCCTGCAAATTTAAGCAATACCTTAAGCGGCGTGCCTTCTGGCAGATCACCCGAAAGTTCCAGCACAAAATCCAAAACTTGATTCTGTTGCGACGGAGTAAGTTTTTCTATTTGTTCTAAAAGTTCTGTCTTTAAGTTATCCATCATATTGCCTCCTTTTTGATTAAGGGATGGTGTTTTTGTACCTACTGATCTCTTAAAAAGATTTTATCACAGGTCGTATAAGAAATCAACGCTTTTTGGTATGCTGTCCTTGTGATATCGATGCCATTCCGCATCCTTCCTCAATTGCCTGTTTCATGATTTCAATATCTTCCCGTGAAATCGTACCGGCAAGTTGGAGCAGATTTTTCCCTGAGGAGAGTCTTATGGGTTCACCTAAAAAAGAGAGGACAGAATTCAAAATCTGTTTCTGTTGCCAGGGGGTGAGTTTGTCTAACCGCTCCACAATCTCTTGGATAGTTGTTGGGTTTTCCATCGTTTTACCTCCTTGTTGTAATCCTGAAAATCCTGCGAATCTTGGTTCAGACAATTAGTTACCAGCAGCCAGATGCAGTGCTGACAACTGAGTACTGAAAACTGAAAACCATACCCCTATATGTATCCAGCGAGTTGCAACCCTTCCTGAATTGCCCACCTTCCCAAGAGGTTTTTCTCTTTGGGCGTTGGTAGTCGATTCCGCTTACCTCGAACCTGACGAATCAGTTTTTCGGTAAGTGAGACCTCAATCGTGCTGCTGGATATGCTCCTGCATTTTCAACGAGCAGTCTTCTATCCGCATTTTTCTCTGGGGCTGTTTTCTCTTTTGAGCCATTTATTATATCCCCTAATTATGCTGTGGTTTGAGCCTTCTAATACATTGCGGTGCCCTTCTAACACAGTCTAATTTCTTTAACCCGACCGACGCGGTATATATTCCCAATTTTTTACGGAATATCAGGAAATGTCAAGTGGTTTTCAATAAAAAAGCCGAACTGAAAATAGCGAAGTCTGCGAACCGTATTGCTCATTCACAAAGGCATAATCTAATCCGATATTACCGTGCTGATAACCGAACCCCGCCGTGAATCCGCGGGTGAACCGCCATCCCAACCGAAACGCGAAGTCGCCGTGCTTTACATTGTGTCGGTACTCACATCCGATGAGCGGAATACCATTGGCTATCTCAACAGCAGCTAACAAAGAATCCAGTGCCCCTGAACCGAAGTTGATTTTTACAGCAGTGCCGATA
Coding sequences within:
- a CDS encoding Gfo/Idh/MocA family oxidoreductase, whose amino-acid sequence is MAKRTCLMIGGSGMAGGWINNFTTNFDDRIEIVGLADVNTDVLTAQGEALGLSTSQLFTDFNEACATVKADFCGIAVPPQFHSPAAIAAMENGMPVICEKPIADTLDAAKAMVRTAQKTGLPCAIIQNYRYADNKQELIRIRDEGRLGRLQHIVGRYACDYRRYLSWGRDWRHDMDFGLLFEGSVHHLDMLRFLSGGDCETLIGFGWNPEWSSFQHYSSGFYMMRMDNGVHTSYEGNSSAAGIVNCWNHEHYRAEFEEGAVEIAGGNQMTIHRVGGETEVYEAPGIPYQAHQHLFDEFLNWLDGGEPSDTRVEDNIKSFVLVIAAMETTLDGQPKQIADYLSDLEL
- a CDS encoding dihydrolipoamide acetyltransferase family protein, whose product is MAVELRMLQMDQTMTKGKIGKWLVKEGDTVTQGQPLLEIETDKVVHEQESPTDGVIAQLFAEEGANVPVNALLAIIGAPGEEVARVEVDTAAEQQQEPEQEEPVQPAQPKATPSTPTVAPKASPAARQLAEKLAIDLTEVKASGPGGRILESDVQRYIDLREPVPAPTETTRLKASPLARRLAKEHGVDLSAIAGSGPDGRVVRDDVLQAASAAPEIPVVETPALQQATEVIPMDGIREIIAERMTMSVQTNASVTLHTEVDATAFVELREMLNDKLQAREVSLTYTDLLVKVVANALREHPRLNATLTDEGIHLLPEVNIGVAVALEDGLVVPVVRNADKERLSEISAQVRGFAERARSNQLTPGELQGGTFTITNLGNFGIDAFTPIINPPESAILGVGRILKKPVVHEDEIVARSMLTLSLTFDHRVIDGAPAAQFLQTVSNYIQDPYLLLV
- a CDS encoding type II toxin-antitoxin system VapC family toxin; this translates as MNQSGSYLLDTNIVIAIFADEVMVQERRQNVDKVFLPSTAIGELYYGARKSDRPTENLAKINEIVQQIRIIPCNLGTARWYGIIRDQLRRKGRPIPDNDIWIAAIAMQRGLILVTRDAHFDEVESLQTEYW